The DNA window CGTCCTCCAGCGGCCGGGCCGAGCCCGTGGACATCAGGTGGAGGTCGTCCTCCAGCCGGGGCCACGGCGTGGCCACGCCCTTGATCAGCTCGACCGCGACCACGGTGTTCATGGCGGACTCGACCGCGGTGCCGCACACCTCGCCGTGGCCCTGCCTGGCGTGCCCGTCGCCGATCGCGAACAGGCCGCCCTCGACGTTGACGCCCAGGTAGACGGTGACGCCCGCGCGCAGCTCGGGGGTGTCCATGTTGCCGCCGTGCGCGTCGGGGGTGATGGTCATGCGGGCCTCGTTGGCGCCGGGGGCGACGCCGACCGTGCCGTGCATGGGGTCGAGCGGCAGCTCCACGCTGAAGTCGCTGGAGCGGGCGTGGTAGACGGCCACGCCCTTGTCGAGGTCGAGGTCGTAGCGCCAGACGCGCTCCTCCAGCGGCGGCTGGAGCATTGCCGTGGTGTGGGTGCCGGTCAGCGCCCCGAAGTGGGGGAACGTCGTGGACACCGCCCAGTCCCTGGCCGGGGTGATCCGGACGAAGTGCAGCGCCAGCGTGTCGCCCGGCTCGGCGCCCTCCACGTGGAACGGCCCGGTCACCGGGTTGAGGTAGGGGAACTCGCACACCTGCGACGGC is part of the Nonomuraea coxensis DSM 45129 genome and encodes:
- a CDS encoding acetamidase/formamidase family protein codes for the protein MNVVSYRPKPEELSYTFGGRPPVGKVRPGTILEIFTEDCFGGLVRTVDDLPSQVCEFPYLNPVTGPFHVEGAEPGDTLALHFVRITPARDWAVSTTFPHFGALTGTHTTAMLQPPLEERVWRYDLDLDKGVAVYHARSSDFSVELPLDPMHGTVGVAPGANEARMTITPDAHGGNMDTPELRAGVTVYLGVNVEGGLFAIGDGHARQGHGEVCGTAVESAMNTVVAVELIKGVATPWPRLEDDLHLMSTGSARPLEDAYRISQHDLVTWAAELTGLDTLDAYQLVSQAGEAPVGNVCDTNYTMVAKVPKAYLGGPGVYESAHARLRALGSQYTS